In one window of Blattabacterium sp. (Cryptocercus punctulatus) str. Cpu DNA:
- the mdh gene encoding malate dehydrogenase — MKITIIGAGNIGASCASLLAKIDIVEEIVLLDIKEKLAEGKSLDISQMLPLVGSNTHVIGITNDYSKSKNSEIIIITCGFPRKPGMSRDDLVNINAKIIHTVTKKSIYFSPNAKFIIVSNPLDVMTYVCYKTAKIDSSRVMGMAGILDSTRYRFFLSKELNCSPHDIQTLLLGGHGETMVPLYRYTSISGIPIIEFLSKEKNQIIIEKTKNGGGEIVNLLGTSAWIAPSASVVNMVKAIIKNSKRILSCSVFLNGEYNLKNVYLGVPVVLGKYGIEKIIELQLNKEEMLLLKNSANHIKNMIKKLNNINL, encoded by the coding sequence TCATGTGCCAGTTTATTAGCTAAAATAGATATAGTTGAAGAAATTGTTTTATTGGATATAAAAGAAAAATTAGCTGAAGGAAAAAGTTTAGATATATCTCAGATGTTACCTCTTGTTGGATCAAATACTCATGTTATTGGTATTACTAATGATTATTCAAAATCAAAAAATTCTGAAATAATTATTATTACTTGTGGATTTCCTAGAAAACCAGGAATGAGTCGTGATGATTTAGTAAATATAAATGCAAAAATTATTCATACTGTAACTAAAAAATCTATTTATTTTTCTCCAAATGCAAAATTTATAATAGTATCTAATCCATTGGATGTGATGACCTATGTATGTTATAAAACAGCTAAAATAGATTCTTCTCGGGTTATGGGAATGGCCGGAATATTAGATTCAACTAGATATCGTTTCTTTTTATCAAAAGAATTAAATTGTTCTCCTCATGATATACAAACTTTATTACTAGGAGGGCATGGAGAGACTATGGTACCTTTATATAGATATACTTCAATATCTGGAATTCCTATCATAGAATTTTTATCGAAGGAAAAAAATCAAATCATTATTGAAAAAACTAAAAATGGGGGTGGGGAAATTGTAAATTTATTAGGTACATCAGCTTGGATAGCTCCCAGTGCTTCTGTTGTAAATATGGTAAAAGCTATTATTAAAAATTCTAAACGAATTTTATCGTGTTCTGTTTTTTTAAATGGAGAATATAATTTAAAAAATGTGTATTTAGGAGTACCAGTAGTTTTAGGAAAATATGGAATAGAAAAAATAATAGAATTACAATTGAATAAAGAAGAAATGTTACTTTTAAAAAATTCTGCTAATCATATAAAAAATATGATTAAAAAATTGAATAATATCAATTTATAA
- a CDS encoding NAD(P)H-dependent oxidoreductase, whose protein sequence is MKNKILFLVAHPNIENSILNKKIIQNIHHKYKENIIIRKLYNIYPDFKIKVEEEIRIILNTKFIVFQFPFYWYSYPSLLKEWKDQVFTKLYKKKSLSGKHLLVSITTGSEKKTFHAGEKNNFTIDEFLRPIQQTAYICNMIYHGYVHISIHRVKQMNGKSCFLENYIDKIIFSINEWIQ, encoded by the coding sequence ATGAAAAATAAGATTTTATTTTTAGTAGCTCACCCTAATATAGAAAATTCTATTTTAAATAAAAAAATTATACAGAATATTCATCATAAATACAAAGAAAATATCATTATACGAAAATTATATAATATTTATCCTGATTTTAAAATAAAGGTAGAGGAAGAAATAAGGATTATTTTGAATACAAAATTTATAGTATTTCAATTTCCATTTTATTGGTATAGTTATCCATCTCTTTTAAAAGAGTGGAAAGATCAAGTTTTTACAAAATTATATAAAAAAAAATCTCTTTCTGGAAAACATTTATTAGTATCTATTACTACTGGATCAGAAAAAAAAACATTTCATGCAGGAGAAAAAAATAATTTTACTATAGATGAATTCTTACGTCCTATTCAACAAACAGCTTATATTTGTAATATGATTTATCATGGATATGTTCATATTTCAATACATAGGGTAAAACAAATGAACGGAAAATCATGTTTTTTGGAAAATTATATAGATAAAATTATTTTTAGTATTAATGAATGGATACAATAA
- a CDS encoding thiamine diphosphokinase, giving the protein MDHRFQGPEVGLFLNGTPPHIYFKKYFFYKKIFAVDGAFYYLKKMGIRVDSIIGDFDSFLKKNFVEKKNKFFEIFETRDQNYSDFDKSLRIIHSKGYFNINVWGASGKEQDHFLGNLSTALKYKKKLSIIFHDNYHYYFFSDKKNFFYQKKNKNGFLFFPFPKVEGLFTHGLKYPINNGLLKIGQNIGIRNESTELLQRIEISYKKGELLIFLER; this is encoded by the coding sequence ATGGATCATCGATTTCAAGGTCCAGAAGTTGGATTATTTCTTAATGGTACCCCACCTCATATTTATTTTAAAAAATATTTTTTTTACAAAAAAATATTTGCAGTTGATGGAGCCTTTTACTATTTAAAAAAAATGGGTATCCGAGTAGATTCTATTATTGGAGATTTTGATTCATTTTTAAAAAAAAATTTTGTAGAAAAAAAAAATAAATTTTTTGAAATTTTTGAAACTAGAGATCAAAATTACTCCGATTTTGATAAATCTTTACGAATCATCCATTCTAAAGGATATTTTAATATAAATGTTTGGGGGGCTAGTGGGAAAGAACAAGATCATTTTTTAGGAAATCTATCAACTGCTTTAAAATATAAAAAAAAATTATCCATAATTTTTCATGATAATTATCATTATTATTTTTTTTCTGATAAAAAAAATTTTTTTTATCAGAAAAAAAATAAAAATGGGTTTCTCTTTTTCCCATTTCCAAAAGTAGAAGGATTATTTACTCATGGGTTAAAATATCCTATTAATAATGGATTATTGAAAATTGGTCAAAATATAGGTATCAGAAACGAATCTACTGAACTACTACAACGAATCGAAATAAGTTATAAAAAAGGAGAATTATTAATTTTTTTAGAAAGATAA
- the lptB gene encoding LPS export ABC transporter ATP-binding protein — MVLIAKNIYKKYKKKNVVTNVSFWLNQGEIVGLIGPNGAGKTTSFYIIVGLIRPDQGQVLLNEEDITNDPIYKRSRKGIGYLAQEPSIFRKLSVEDNILCILEMKKYSYKERKKKTEQLLEEFGLQYIRKNRGDLLSGGERRRTEIARCLASNPKFILLDEPFSGIDPIAIEELQKIIISLKNKKIGILITDHNVQETFIITDRLYLMFEGKILKHGPSKELIEDSMVKKVYLGNYFIKKNHKIIK; from the coding sequence ATGGTTTTGATAGCGAAAAATATATACAAAAAATATAAAAAAAAAAATGTTGTAACAAATGTTTCTTTTTGGTTAAATCAAGGAGAAATAGTTGGTTTAATTGGGCCAAATGGAGCAGGAAAAACAACTTCTTTTTATATAATTGTAGGACTTATTCGTCCAGATCAAGGACAAGTACTTCTTAATGAAGAAGATATTACTAATGATCCAATATATAAACGATCTAGAAAAGGTATTGGATATTTAGCACAAGAACCATCTATATTTAGAAAATTATCTGTAGAAGATAATATTTTATGCATATTAGAAATGAAAAAATATTCTTATAAAGAAAGAAAAAAAAAAACCGAACAACTTCTTGAAGAATTTGGATTACAATATATACGAAAAAATCGTGGAGATCTTTTATCTGGAGGAGAGCGTAGAAGAACTGAAATTGCTAGATGTTTAGCTTCAAATCCAAAATTTATTCTTTTAGATGAACCTTTTTCTGGAATAGATCCTATAGCGATAGAAGAATTACAAAAAATTATTATTTCTTTAAAAAATAAAAAAATTGGTATATTAATTACCGATCATAATGTACAAGAAACTTTTATAATTACGGATCGTCTTTATTTAATGTTTGAAGGAAAAATATTGAAACATGGACCTTCTAAAGAATTGATAGAAGATTCTATGGTAAAAAAAGTTTATTTAGGAAATTATTTTATAAAAAAAAATCATAAAATCATAAAATAA